In Microtus pennsylvanicus isolate mMicPen1 chromosome 17, mMicPen1.hap1, whole genome shotgun sequence, one genomic interval encodes:
- the LOC142837179 gene encoding uncharacterized protein C2orf78 homolog has translation MSENCQSAPFTGTECALQPSVPVLRNATPSAGSVCNFYGVCTPAVSSAWLLSSDSSTCCQQLTDSACLYQRVGTTMLTKPTDQNQISTSTFFYPMVEREMTLGLTPSEQTLCLLQSPDLGNACTQDAQTTTAPVSGNRSLTALMHSPSEFLALPPAPSLEKTQKNNADEMNAEQSTPLDSYEGTKCNQDASPLPSAHPGMQQPFNYSDVGSLRQKLASQNATLGNSGLGLEDPEALQSVMESSNDFTDMTTLVADIHLPQLLNSITDLDQMEDHTASQTKDSKDIRRDQAQSRTSIFNGLSELGKKKSQKVSDVFHGTLQARTHHEDMLKEDDPGTIDNTANHVQSKSQIFVPKRPSVARAQGKEKAKETRENGSKKTQELKPSSHRVKAKEKPAIPKTKRKRNPPELSHDSFKKPRTHLGMHMLESVQVFHPLGKKSERKTGISSSRALLNFSSNKDPRTGPDTTSLLDMPREGQSLDKSLGKIQRPGSSAPKRYPSPSQYELPQPGKVKLVPLPFPVLDKPQTKPVSRKLLCLASRRPTVAYPVRPHSHSAQPPTLKPSQPAPASTSLMASDKPALPNGTSATRANITKPIQSCPGPQPAASLPAPYRASSHTSLHREPLSAASNKALSSPKAKTQYLLLDFSCQPIPWRKVDIPGPVISQPITEEQRPEREAMKRRAQQERENAAKCTSLGKPQLFLQREKDMEISRYYGYAV, from the exons ATGTCAG aaaattgccaaagtgcacctttcactgggacagaatgtgctctgcagccctctgtgcctgtgctgaggAATGCCACACCCTCAGCAGGAAGTGTGTGCAATTTCTATGGGGTCTGTACCCCAGCTGTGAGCTCAGCATGGCTCCTGTCATCAGACTCCAGCACATGCTGCCAGCAGCTCACGGACAGTGCCTGTCTTTACCAACGAGTTGGCACGACCATGCTGACTAAGCCAACTGACCAGAACCAGATCTCTACTTCGACATTTTTCTATCCAA tggtggagagggagatGACCCTGGGATTGACACCTTCAGAGCAGACGCTGTGTCTGCTACAGAGTCCTGACCTCGGCAATGCCTGCACCCAGGATGCCCAGACAACGACAGCACCTGTCAGTGGGAACAGGTCATTAACTGCCCTCATGCACAGtccttctgaattcctggccttgcctccagccccaagcctggaaaagacacagaagaacaatgcAGATGAGATGAATGCTGAGCAATCAACACCTCTGGATTCCTATGAGGGCACAAAATGCAACCAAGACGCATCACCCCTCCCTTCAGCACACCCTGGCATGCAGCAGCCCTTCAACTACAGTGatgttgggagcctgaggcagaagctagcttctcaaaatgccactttgggaaacagtggccttggtctggaagaccctgaggctctgcagagtgtcatggagtctagcaatgactttacagacatgactactctggtggcagatattcaccttccccaactcttaAACTCCATCACTGACCTTGACCAAATGGAAGATCACACAGCAAGCCAAACCAAAGACTCCAAAGACATCAGGAGGGATCAGGCCCAGTCACGCACCAGCATCTTTAATGGACTATCTGAACtaggcaaaaagaaaagccagaaagtctcTGATGTGTTTCATGGAACTCTTCAGGCCAGAACCCATCACGAGGATATGCTGAAGGAAGATGATCCTGGGACCATAGACAACACGGCCAACCACGTGCAGAGCAAATCTCAGATATTTGTACCCAAGAGGCCCAGCGTAGCAAgagcacaggggaaagaaaaggccaaagagaccagagaaaacggctccaagaaaacacaggagctgaagccatcaagtcacagagtcaaggcaaaagagaagcccgccatccccaagaccaagaggaagaggaatccacctgagctcagccatgacagctttaagaagcctcgaactcacctcggcatgcacatgctggagtccgtgcaggtctttcacccactggggaagaagagtgagaggaaaactGGCATCTCCTCCTCCCGGGCTCTGCTGAACTTCAGCAGCAACAAAGATCCCAGGACGGGTCCTGATACCACATCACTGCTGGATATGCCACGTGAGGGCCAAAGCCTTGACAAAAGCCTGGGCAAGATTCAGAGACCAGGGAGCAGTGCTCCCAAGCGGTATCCATCTCCATCCCAGTATGAGCTTCCCCAACCTGGGAAGGTCAAGTTAgtacctctgcctttcccagtcctggacaagcctcaaaccaaacctgtttctagaaagctcctctgcctggcttcacGCAGGCccactgtggcttacccagtgaggcctcactcccactcagctcagcctcccacgctcaagccatcccaaccagctcctgccagcacatcactgatggcctctgacaagccagctctgccaaacggcaccagtgccacacgagccaacataaccaagcccatccagtcttgccctgggcctcagccggctgcctctttgcctgcaccctacagagcatcatctcacacttcactccacagggagcctctttctgctgccagcaacaaggccctctcatctcccaaagctaaaacccaatacctgctgctagacttcagttgccaacccatcccatggaggaaagtggacattccagggccagtcatctcacagcccatcactgaagagcagaggccagagagggaggccatGAAGAGGCGGGCTCAACAGGAGCGAGAGAATGCTGCCAAGTGTACctccctgggaaaaccacagcttttccttcagagggagaaagatatgGAAATTTCGAGATATTATGGCTATGCAGTGTAA